One genomic segment of Suttonella sp. R2A3 includes these proteins:
- a CDS encoding NAD-glutamate dehydrogenase — protein sequence MSTLNDKRFSEIVTLAGKFVSASQQDALNAFARAYLTQLPADEAEQMSDADLAGNLLTHFTLLQRYDGQAPQVRVFNPTVEEDHFHTPHTVIELVMRDRPFLVDTLQMCLEAEGLVMHRLLHTIVELTRDDAGEIQDVDIAHSSDARYLSVIYCEVDRQEERAEQTQIKTALLEQIQLLDKVTDDWQPMQSQLSKVRDELAAANLPGCPFSQDEMVAFVDWMLDGNFTFLGFREYRITQGKDDVELHVVGGTGLGMLDGVDEDRPSKSFAELPSNLKAMVLEPQGLLLSKSSHLSTIHRKAYMDFLGIQRFDADGNVIGEYRFIGLLTASAYQLSVDHIPLLREKANQVLDRAELPENGHAYKKMLHILNTLPRDDLFQATIDELYPMAMGILHLQDKKRLRLFTRVDHYQRFVSCLVYVPREKFNTALRVKIQNILLEAFGGASCEFNTQFNDIHHARLHVHVRTTPGKIKSFDRAALEKQLIMAMRDWRDNYERGVIESLGEVEGKRLLQRFSDGIPAAYRDIYSTRTAIHDTKRLAALNETQNLDIYLYQSAGERSDQLHLKLYGINEPSMLSQVLPMLENFGVAVSNAHPFSFKTGDGGSLWMQEYDLVLRQAQAVDMQVVREQFEEGFHRVWRGSVESDRFNELVLTTELDVDDVVVLRALSRYMLQARAPFSAEYVQQTLNQNPDIAVALIGLFHTRMDPKKDDGRDKAVAAQRADIEAQLQQVSSLDEDRILRWFLNLINAMLRTNFYQRDENGARKDRLSFKFAASEIEDLPKPRPMFEIFVYSPRVEAVHLRGGKVARGGLRWSDRMEDFRTEILGLVKAQMVKNAVIVPVGSKGGFIVKTPTEGRDAFMEEGKACYRTFIRGMLDITDNLVEGKVVPPADTVRHDEDDPYLVVAADKGTASFSDIANGVAAEYGFWLDDAFASGGSVGYDHKAMGITARGAWESVKRHFRMLGKDIQERDEINVVGIGDMSGDVFGNGMLRSRKIRLQAAFNHLHIFIDPAPDAARSWEERDRLFNLPRSNWADYDASLISQGGGVFSRTEKSIAITPEMKEVFAIEEDKLTPTELIHQLLKAPVDLIWNGGIGTYVKHSEESHGEVGDRANDNLRVDGRDIRAKVIGEGGNLGMTQRGRIEYALAGGRLYTDAIDNSGGVNCSDHEVNIKILLNKIVEQGDMTQKQRNELLASMTEEVGDLVLRQNYMQPQTIEVSAYRPEKIGDYVRIMHQLEREGRLDRAIEFLPEDAEVEQRKKAGQGLTNPELAVMLSYSKMWVYDHLLESDLPDNVYFRRELPRYFPQTLHERFSDSMPDHRLHREIICTYLTNSLVNRMGISFVFRAVEETGESVASIASSYALAREVFGVRRYWRMIEAMDNKIDANKQIELELTVRQLLERAMFWFLRNLNTPIDVEVMVERFSGAVEALTGDDGFLAQKFAKRIDSESEKLLNLGLTESDARALATLPLSFAALDVVLITEQSERDINQVAEVYFAVQQRLQGGWLLKQINQLPADDYWARRARTAQLNSFYATLRSIAQNLLAEDAPGIDEWAASRHDDIERLAQAINELEQRDVDLATLSVVLGEIAALAEVH from the coding sequence ATGAGTACGTTAAACGATAAACGCTTTAGCGAGATTGTTACTCTAGCCGGGAAATTTGTTTCAGCATCACAACAAGATGCCTTAAATGCCTTTGCGCGTGCGTATCTCACCCAATTGCCCGCTGATGAAGCAGAGCAAATGAGCGATGCGGATTTGGCCGGCAATTTGCTTACGCATTTTACGCTGCTTCAGCGTTATGATGGTCAGGCGCCACAGGTGCGTGTGTTTAATCCCACCGTTGAGGAAGATCATTTCCACACCCCGCATACCGTGATTGAGTTGGTGATGCGTGATCGCCCATTTTTAGTCGATACCTTGCAAATGTGCTTGGAGGCAGAAGGGCTGGTGATGCATCGCTTGCTTCATACCATCGTTGAATTAACCCGTGATGACGCCGGTGAGATTCAGGATGTTGATATCGCCCACAGCAGTGATGCCCGCTACCTATCGGTGATTTATTGTGAGGTCGATCGCCAGGAAGAGAGAGCCGAGCAAACGCAAATCAAAACCGCATTGTTAGAACAAATTCAGTTGCTTGATAAGGTCACCGACGATTGGCAGCCGATGCAGTCGCAGCTTTCAAAGGTGCGTGATGAATTGGCTGCTGCAAATCTGCCAGGTTGTCCGTTTAGTCAAGATGAAATGGTCGCGTTTGTCGATTGGATGTTGGATGGTAATTTTACCTTCCTCGGTTTCCGTGAATACCGCATAACACAAGGTAAAGACGACGTTGAGCTACATGTGGTTGGCGGTACCGGCTTGGGGATGCTCGATGGGGTTGATGAAGACCGTCCGTCAAAGAGCTTTGCTGAGCTGCCATCTAATCTCAAAGCGATGGTGCTCGAACCACAGGGTCTATTACTCTCAAAATCGAGCCACCTGTCAACGATTCACCGCAAAGCGTATATGGATTTCTTAGGCATCCAACGCTTTGATGCTGATGGTAATGTGATTGGTGAATACCGCTTTATCGGGCTTTTGACCGCTTCGGCGTATCAGTTATCGGTGGATCATATTCCTTTGTTACGCGAAAAAGCCAACCAGGTATTGGATCGTGCGGAACTCCCGGAAAATGGCCATGCGTATAAAAAAATGCTGCATATTTTAAATACGCTACCGCGTGATGATCTCTTTCAAGCGACCATTGATGAGCTCTATCCGATGGCAATGGGTATCCTGCATTTGCAAGATAAAAAGCGCCTGCGTTTATTTACGCGTGTTGACCATTATCAGCGCTTTGTGTCATGTCTGGTTTATGTGCCACGTGAGAAATTTAATACTGCGCTGCGCGTTAAAATTCAAAATATTTTGCTTGAGGCTTTTGGTGGGGCGTCGTGTGAATTTAACACCCAATTTAACGATATCCATCATGCGCGTTTGCATGTGCATGTGCGTACCACGCCGGGCAAAATTAAATCATTTGATCGTGCGGCGTTAGAAAAGCAGTTAATCATGGCGATGCGTGATTGGCGTGATAATTATGAGCGGGGAGTGATTGAATCGCTTGGCGAAGTGGAAGGTAAGCGCTTATTGCAGCGCTTTAGCGACGGTATCCCGGCGGCTTATCGTGATATCTACTCAACGCGTACCGCGATTCATGACACCAAACGCTTAGCAGCGCTCAATGAAACGCAAAACCTAGATATCTATCTCTATCAATCAGCCGGTGAGCGCAGCGATCAGCTGCATCTAAAGCTTTATGGGATTAACGAGCCAAGCATGCTCTCGCAGGTTCTGCCGATGCTGGAGAATTTTGGTGTGGCGGTATCGAATGCCCATCCGTTTTCATTTAAAACCGGCGATGGCGGCTCGCTGTGGATGCAAGAATACGATTTGGTGTTGCGTCAAGCACAAGCGGTAGATATGCAAGTCGTTCGTGAGCAATTTGAAGAAGGCTTCCATCGCGTTTGGCGCGGATCGGTTGAAAGTGATCGCTTTAATGAACTGGTGTTGACCACCGAATTAGATGTCGATGATGTGGTGGTATTACGTGCCTTATCGCGCTATATGTTGCAGGCGCGAGCACCATTCTCTGCTGAATACGTGCAACAAACGCTCAATCAAAACCCGGATATCGCGGTAGCGTTGATCGGACTGTTCCACACACGGATGGATCCTAAGAAGGATGATGGTCGTGATAAGGCGGTTGCGGCGCAGCGTGCAGACATTGAAGCACAACTACAACAGGTCAGCAGTCTTGATGAAGACCGCATTCTGCGTTGGTTCTTAAACCTGATTAACGCAATGCTGCGTACAAACTTCTATCAGCGTGATGAAAACGGCGCGCGTAAAGACCGCCTGTCGTTCAAATTTGCTGCTTCTGAAATCGAAGATCTACCAAAACCACGGCCGATGTTTGAGATCTTTGTCTATTCTCCACGCGTTGAAGCCGTGCATCTTCGTGGTGGTAAAGTCGCTCGTGGTGGTCTGCGCTGGTCGGATCGTATGGAAGACTTCCGTACCGAAATCTTAGGCCTAGTTAAGGCACAGATGGTGAAAAATGCGGTGATTGTACCGGTTGGTTCAAAAGGTGGGTTCATCGTTAAAACGCCAACTGAAGGGCGTGACGCGTTTATGGAAGAAGGGAAGGCATGTTATCGCACCTTTATTCGCGGTATGCTCGATATCACCGATAACCTGGTTGAAGGCAAAGTTGTGCCACCAGCGGATACGGTGCGCCATGACGAAGATGATCCGTATTTGGTGGTCGCGGCGGATAAAGGCACCGCGAGCTTCTCGGATATTGCCAATGGCGTGGCAGCAGAATACGGCTTCTGGCTGGATGACGCCTTTGCTTCTGGTGGTTCAGTGGGCTATGACCATAAAGCGATGGGCATTACTGCCCGCGGCGCTTGGGAATCGGTAAAACGCCACTTCCGTATGCTGGGTAAAGATATCCAGGAACGCGATGAGATTAATGTGGTCGGTATTGGCGATATGAGCGGCGACGTGTTTGGTAACGGCATGTTGCGCTCACGCAAAATCCGCTTGCAGGCAGCGTTTAACCACTTACATATCTTTATCGATCCTGCTCCTGATGCAGCGCGTTCATGGGAAGAACGCGATCGCTTGTTTAACTTGCCACGCTCGAATTGGGCCGATTATGATGCGAGCTTGATCAGTCAAGGCGGCGGGGTGTTTTCACGTACTGAGAAATCGATTGCGATCACCCCAGAGATGAAAGAAGTCTTTGCGATTGAAGAAGATAAATTAACCCCAACCGAGCTGATTCATCAGCTACTCAAAGCGCCGGTCGATTTGATTTGGAATGGTGGTATTGGCACGTATGTGAAACACAGCGAAGAAAGCCATGGTGAAGTGGGTGATCGTGCAAACGATAACCTACGCGTTGATGGCCGTGATATTCGCGCGAAGGTTATCGGTGAAGGCGGTAACCTTGGGATGACCCAACGTGGGCGTATTGAATACGCGCTTGCTGGTGGACGCCTCTATACCGATGCGATCGATAACTCAGGCGGTGTGAACTGCTCTGACCACGAGGTCAATATTAAGATCTTACTCAATAAGATCGTTGAGCAAGGCGATATGACGCAAAAACAGCGTAATGAGTTGCTCGCCAGTATGACCGAAGAAGTGGGCGATTTGGTGTTGCGTCAAAACTATATGCAGCCGCAGACTATTGAAGTGAGCGCGTATCGTCCGGAGAAAATCGGTGATTATGTACGCATCATGCATCAGCTTGAGCGCGAAGGTCGATTGGATCGTGCGATCGAATTCTTACCTGAAGACGCCGAAGTCGAGCAGCGTAAGAAAGCCGGTCAAGGGTTAACCAACCCAGAGCTGGCGGTGATGCTGTCGTATTCGAAGATGTGGGTTTATGACCACTTACTCGAATCTGACCTGCCGGATAATGTGTATTTCCGCCGTGAATTACCACGCTACTTCCCACAAACCTTACATGAGCGCTTTAGCGATAGCATGCCGGATCACCGCCTGCACAGAGAGATTATTTGTACCTATCTCACTAACAGTCTGGTCAACCGCATGGGGATTAGCTTTGTTTTCCGTGCGGTTGAAGAAACCGGCGAAAGTGTGGCCTCAATTGCCAGCAGCTACGCCTTGGCGCGTGAAGTCTTCGGTGTGCGTCGTTATTGGCGCATGATTGAAGCGATGGACAATAAGATCGATGCCAATAAGCAGATTGAGCTGGAATTAACCGTACGCCAGTTACTTGAGCGTGCGATGTTCTGGTTCTTGCGCAACTTAAATACACCGATCGATGTTGAAGTGATGGTAGAGCGCTTTAGTGGCGCGGTAGAAGCGTTGACTGGTGACGATGGCTTCTTAGCGCAGAAATTTGCCAAACGGATTGATAGCGAAAGCGAGAAATTGCTTAACTTAGGTCTTACTGAAAGTGATGCGCGTGCGCTGGCAACCTTGCCATTGAGCTTTGCCGCACTTGATGTGGTGTTGATCACTGAGCAGAGTGAACGCGATATTAATCAGGTCGCTGAAGTTTATTTTGCGGTGCAACAACGCTTGCAAGGTGGCTGGTTGTTAAAACAAATCAACCAATTGCCAGCAGATGACTATTGGGCACGTCGAGCACGCACCGCGCAGCTCAACAGCTTCTATGCTACGTTGCGTAGCATCGCGCAAAACTTGCTTGCTGAAGATGCTCCTGGCATCGATGAATGGGCTGCTTCGCGCCATGATGATATTGAGCGTTTAGCGCAGGCAATCAATGAGTTAGAACAACGTGATGTTGATCTGGCGACCTTGTCTGTTGTGCTGGGTGAAATTGCAGCACTAGCCGAAGTTCATTGA
- the ilvB gene encoding biosynthetic-type acetolactate synthase large subunit: MATRKHRLNGAEIIIEALKAEGTEYIFGYPGGAVLHIYDVLFKQNDIVHVLARHEQGAVHAADGYARASGKVGVALMTSGPGLTNAVTGIATAYADSIPMVVFSGQVPSSLIGNDAFQEVDAVGITRPCVKHSYLVKDVRKLAETIKKAFYIASTGRPGPVLIDVPKDVTAAETPFFYSDEVHIPSYQPTVDGHIGQIKKALKLLKRAKRPMLYSGGGVVIDNASDEMTTLARRLHLPVTNTLMGLGAYPANDPQFVGMLGMHGTYEANMAMHHCDVLFAIGARFDDRVTGLLEKFCPKAQIIHIDIDPSSIAKNVQVDIPIVGSVKSVLSEMLRLTEDKTFDEAQVAPWWSQIDQWRAIECLDFEQTDEVIKPQRVIKTLYELTGGKAIITSDVGQHQMWAAQYYGFHEPRRWINSGGLGTMGFGYPAALGAKLARPDEDVYCITGEGSIQMMLQEMTTALQYNIPTKIICLNNGYLGMVRQWQEFFYDRRYSMSYMDALPDFAKLAEGYGHRGINIEHASELEDKLREVIAMKDETVFVNIKTDPRENVFPMIPSGGGQADMLLAGRDKMKSVFNEGMVLV, translated from the coding sequence ATGGCAACACGAAAACACCGCTTAAATGGTGCGGAAATCATCATTGAAGCATTAAAAGCTGAAGGGACAGAGTATATTTTTGGCTATCCTGGTGGGGCGGTGCTGCATATTTATGATGTGTTGTTCAAACAAAACGATATCGTGCATGTGTTGGCGCGCCATGAGCAGGGCGCAGTGCATGCGGCCGATGGTTATGCACGCGCTAGCGGAAAAGTTGGTGTTGCTTTAATGACCTCTGGTCCCGGGCTGACCAATGCGGTAACCGGGATTGCTACCGCTTATGCGGATTCTATTCCGATGGTGGTGTTTTCGGGCCAAGTCCCTTCATCATTAATTGGTAACGATGCGTTTCAGGAAGTCGATGCGGTGGGGATTACCCGCCCTTGCGTCAAGCACAGCTATTTGGTTAAAGATGTGCGCAAGCTTGCGGAAACGATTAAAAAAGCCTTTTATATCGCAAGCACCGGACGCCCCGGACCGGTGTTGATTGATGTGCCTAAAGATGTCACAGCCGCTGAAACACCATTTTTCTATAGCGATGAGGTGCATATTCCCTCGTATCAACCAACCGTTGATGGGCATATCGGACAAATTAAAAAAGCGCTGAAATTGCTTAAGCGCGCCAAGCGCCCAATGCTCTATTCCGGTGGTGGCGTGGTGATTGATAATGCCAGCGATGAGATGACTACGCTGGCGCGCCGGCTTCATCTTCCAGTGACTAATACCTTAATGGGTTTAGGTGCTTATCCAGCCAATGATCCCCAGTTTGTTGGCATGCTCGGCATGCATGGCACGTATGAAGCGAATATGGCGATGCATCACTGCGATGTGTTGTTTGCCATTGGTGCGCGTTTTGATGACCGCGTTACCGGACTGTTGGAAAAATTCTGCCCGAAAGCGCAGATCATCCATATCGATATCGATCCATCATCGATTGCGAAAAATGTGCAGGTTGATATTCCAATCGTTGGCTCGGTAAAATCAGTGTTGAGTGAGATGTTGCGCTTAACCGAAGACAAAACTTTTGATGAGGCGCAGGTAGCGCCTTGGTGGTCACAGATCGATCAATGGCGTGCGATTGAATGCCTCGATTTTGAACAGACCGATGAAGTGATTAAGCCACAACGGGTGATCAAAACGCTCTATGAGTTGACCGGAGGGAAGGCAATTATTACCTCTGATGTTGGCCAACACCAAATGTGGGCAGCGCAATATTACGGATTTCATGAACCGCGGCGCTGGATTAATTCGGGTGGACTGGGCACGATGGGCTTTGGTTACCCGGCTGCATTAGGCGCTAAACTGGCACGTCCTGATGAGGATGTGTACTGTATTACCGGCGAAGGCAGTATTCAAATGATGCTGCAAGAAATGACCACCGCGTTGCAATATAACATCCCGACCAAAATTATCTGTTTAAACAATGGGTATCTGGGGATGGTGCGTCAGTGGCAGGAGTTTTTCTACGACCGTCGTTATTCGATGAGCTATATGGACGCTTTGCCAGATTTTGCCAAGCTTGCTGAAGGCTATGGGCATCGCGGGATCAACATCGAACACGCCAGCGAATTAGAAGACAAGCTGCGTGAAGTGATCGCGATGAAAGACGAAACGGTTTTTGTGAATATCAAAACGGATCCGCGCGAGAACGTCTTCCCAATGATTCCGTCAGGGGGTGGGCAAGCCGATATGCTGCTTGCTGGACGCGATAAAATGAAATCGGTATTTAATGAAGGGATGGTGTTGGTATGA
- the ilvN gene encoding acetolactate synthase small subunit, whose product MNARRHVVSVLMANEAGALSRVVGLFSARGFNIESLNVAPTQNVSISRLTLVTHCDSQIMEQINKQLNKLIDVIKLVEIQEHELIDREMMMVKIIADDKNRSTFMQLADTFRGKVVDICPTTLVVELTGSPRKLDAFLAMLDQSIIRELARTGVTGVAVTGSGKCLDM is encoded by the coding sequence ATGAATGCACGCAGACATGTCGTTTCGGTGTTGATGGCCAACGAAGCTGGTGCCCTGTCACGTGTGGTGGGTCTATTCTCAGCGCGTGGCTTTAATATCGAAAGCTTAAACGTTGCCCCAACTCAAAACGTTTCTATCTCAAGACTGACCTTGGTTACGCACTGCGACAGCCAAATCATGGAACAGATTAACAAGCAGCTCAATAAGCTCATTGATGTGATTAAGCTGGTGGAAATCCAAGAGCACGAGTTGATTGATCGGGAAATGATGATGGTGAAAATCATCGCCGATGATAAAAACCGCAGCACGTTCATGCAGCTTGCCGATACCTTTCGTGGCAAAGTGGTCGATATTTGTCCGACCACACTGGTTGTTGAGCTGACCGGTTCACCGCGCAAATTAGATGCATTTTTGGCGATGCTTGATCAAAGCATCATTCGTGAATTAGCACGTACTGGCGTCACTGGCGTGGCGGTTACTGGTTCGGGCAAATGTTTAGATATGTAA
- the ilvC gene encoding ketol-acid reductoisomerase, translating to MKVFYDKDADMSVLQGKKVAIIGYGSQGHAHANNLHESGVDVVVGLRKNGASWKKAENAGLAVKEVNEAAKGADVVMILLPDESIAAVYQQIEGDIKQGAALAFAHGFNVHYGQVQPRADLDVIMVAPKAPGHTVRSTYQGGGGVPHLIAIHQDESGKARDVALAYAVANGGGKAGIIETTFREETETDLFGEQAVLCGGTVELIKAGFETLVEAGYAPEMAYFECLHELKLIVDLIYEGGIANMNYSISNNAEFGEYVTGPRVINEESKWAMRECLENIQNGEYAKQFISEYQVGAPSMTSRRRLNAEHPIEVVGGKLREMMPWIKANRLVDQEKN from the coding sequence ATGAAGGTTTTTTACGATAAAGACGCCGATATGTCGGTATTACAAGGTAAGAAAGTAGCGATTATCGGCTACGGTTCGCAAGGGCACGCACACGCCAATAACTTGCATGAATCTGGCGTTGATGTGGTCGTTGGTTTGCGCAAAAATGGCGCGAGCTGGAAAAAAGCCGAAAACGCAGGTTTAGCGGTTAAAGAAGTTAACGAAGCGGCAAAAGGCGCTGATGTGGTGATGATCTTGTTACCGGATGAGTCGATCGCTGCGGTGTATCAGCAAATTGAAGGGGATATTAAACAAGGCGCTGCTCTGGCTTTTGCGCATGGCTTTAATGTGCACTATGGTCAAGTACAGCCGCGTGCGGATTTAGATGTGATTATGGTCGCTCCTAAAGCACCAGGTCATACGGTGCGTTCGACCTATCAAGGCGGTGGCGGTGTGCCCCATTTGATCGCGATTCATCAAGATGAAAGTGGCAAAGCTCGCGATGTGGCGCTTGCCTATGCGGTTGCTAATGGTGGCGGTAAAGCTGGGATCATCGAAACCACTTTCCGTGAAGAAACCGAAACCGATTTGTTCGGCGAGCAGGCGGTATTATGCGGCGGCACGGTTGAGCTGATTAAAGCGGGCTTTGAAACCTTGGTTGAAGCCGGTTATGCGCCAGAGATGGCGTATTTCGAGTGCTTGCACGAATTAAAACTGATCGTTGATTTGATTTATGAGGGCGGTATTGCCAACATGAATTACTCGATTTCTAACAACGCGGAATTTGGTGAATACGTCACCGGCCCACGCGTGATTAACGAAGAAAGCAAATGGGCGATGCGTGAGTGTTTAGAGAATATCCAAAATGGTGAATACGCCAAGCAGTTTATTTCTGAATATCAGGTTGGTGCACCATCAATGACGTCACGCCGTCGCTTGAACGCAGAGCACCCGATTGAAGTGGTCGGTGGCAAATTGCGCGAGATGATGCCGTGGATTAAAGCCAATCGCTTGGTCGATCAAGAGAAAAACTAA
- a CDS encoding ABC transporter ATP-binding protein: MIDAQNLFKTFNPGTPLENPVLRGLSLHLQQGEFVSVIGSNGAGKSTLLNSLAGEVIVDSGKIEIDGQDLTKLPTHKRAANVARVFQDPLAGTCANLTIEENLALAFKRGDKRFLSPAVKRSYIGRFKDSLAQLELGLESRLHDRMGLLSGGQRQAVSLLMASLRPSSILLLDEHTAALDPKTAAFVLKLTEDIITERKMTTLMVTHSMRQALDIGTRTIMLHQGQVVFDISGEEREGLEVADLLRLFERQRGEEVTDDALLLS, encoded by the coding sequence ATGATTGATGCGCAAAACCTCTTTAAAACGTTCAACCCCGGCACCCCATTAGAAAATCCTGTATTACGTGGTTTATCACTGCATTTACAGCAAGGCGAATTTGTCAGTGTGATTGGTTCCAATGGCGCGGGTAAGTCTACCTTACTCAACAGCCTAGCAGGTGAAGTGATCGTCGATTCGGGCAAGATTGAGATCGACGGCCAGGATCTGACTAAATTACCCACACACAAACGTGCGGCCAATGTCGCGCGCGTCTTCCAAGACCCACTCGCTGGCACCTGCGCGAATTTAACCATTGAGGAAAACCTCGCCTTAGCGTTTAAGCGCGGTGATAAACGCTTTTTATCGCCAGCGGTTAAGCGCAGCTATATTGGGCGATTTAAAGACAGCCTCGCGCAACTCGAACTTGGCTTGGAGAGCCGTTTACACGACCGCATGGGTTTGCTTTCTGGTGGTCAGCGTCAAGCGGTGAGCTTGCTGATGGCGAGCCTTCGTCCCTCGAGTATTTTATTGCTTGACGAACATACCGCGGCCCTTGATCCAAAAACAGCGGCATTTGTGCTGAAATTAACCGAAGACATCATCACCGAGCGTAAAATGACCACTTTGATGGTCACCCACAGTATGCGCCAGGCCCTGGATATCGGCACACGTACCATCATGCTCCACCAAGGACAAGTGGTATTTGATATCAGCGGTGAAGAGCGCGAAGGCTTAGAAGTCGCCGATCTGTTGCGCCTGTTTGAGCGCCAACGCGGCGAAGAAGTCACCGACGACGCCCTGCTGCTGTCTTAA